One window of Papaver somniferum cultivar HN1 chromosome 9, ASM357369v1, whole genome shotgun sequence genomic DNA carries:
- the LOC113310991 gene encoding uncharacterized protein LOC113310991: MASCDDDFSLLGDETQTPPPPTHHHHHNNEDYSEAGFGNNNAFGDENESNPFGEEESDPNKSRGNSRSEKRKEQEELSDGGTTTPYSCKKPKSTTPNTNTPPPNNTTTITISTSSVGMDYRYRGEYRKDREEWSDTAIGSLLDAYMDKFVQLNRGNLRGRDWEEVATVVSVRCDKQKGGKSVEQCKNKVDNLKKRYKVELNRMNHSGTNVSHWPWFKKIEQIIGTSSTSSKGVSDEDKSPGSSASMLRQQPKRYAIIAPRPAGMVNSMNPKSLSTPRWRRVVFKISGAALAGTGPQNIDPKVVMLIAREVATACRNGVEVAIVLGGRNFFCGDTWVGATGLERSVAYQIGMMATVMNSVLLQSAIEKQGIQTRVQTAFPMNEVAEPYCKRRAIRHLEKGRVVIFGGVGAGSGNPLFTTDTAAALRASEMNAEALLKGTNIDGVYDCQSRNNTSTAFEHVSYRELVSRGVTSMDMMAITFCEENGIPVVVFNLLEPGNISKALCGDKVGTLIDQSGRMS, translated from the exons ATGGCTTCTTGTGACGATGATTTCTCTCTTCTAGGCGATGAAACTCAaactccaccaccaccaactcaccaccaccatcataataatgaagattatagtGAAGCTGGATTTGGTAACAATAATGCATTTGGTGATGAGAACGAATCAAATCCATTTGGTGAAGAAGAGTCTGATCCCAACAAATCTAGGGGAAATTCAAGatctgagaaaagaaaagaacaagaagaacttaGTGATGGTGGAACTACTACACCATACTCTTGTAAAAAACCCAAATCAACAACACCAAATACTAATACTCCACCACCAAATAATACTACTACAATTACTATCAGTACATCATCAGTTGGTATGGATTATAGATACAGAGGTGAGTATAGAAAAGATCGTGAAGAATGGAGTGATACAGCAATTGGTAGTTTACTTGATGCATATATGGATAAATTTGTTCAGCTTAATCGTGGTAATTTACGAGGTAGAGATTGGGAAGAAGTTGCTACGGTTGTTAGTGTAAGATGTGATAAACAAAAAGGAGGAAAAAGTGTTGAACAATGTAAGAATAAAGTTGATAATTTGAAGAAAAGATATAAAGTTGAGCTGAATCGGATGAATCATAGTGGAACTAATGTTAGTCATTGGCCTTGGTTCAAGAAAATCGAACAAATTATCGgtacttcttctacttcttccaaAGGTGTTTCTGACGAAGATAAGTCTCCTGGTTCTTCTGCTAGTATGCTTAGACAGCAACCTAAGAG GTACGCAATTATAGCACCTAGGCCCGCTGGTATGGTTAATAGCATGAACCCAAAGTCTTTGTCTACTCCTAGATGGCGAAGAGTGGTCTTCAAAATTAGTGGTGCTGCGCTTGCTGGGACTGGCCCTCAGAATATTGACCCAAAG GTGGTCATGCTGATAGCTAGGGAGGTTGCAACAGCTTGTCGTAATGGTGTAGAG GTAGCTATTGTTCTTGGAGGTCGCAATTTCTTTTGTGGGGATACATGGGTTGGTGCGACTGGCTTGGAGCGATCTGTAGCATACCAAATTGG GATGATGGCAACCGTCATGAACTCAGTATTGCTTCAATCAGCTATTGAGAAGCAGGGTATTCAGACACGTGTTCAAACAGCCTTCCCGATGAATGAGGTCGCAGAGCCCTACTGTAAGCGTCGGGCCATTCGACATCTTGAGAAGGGGAGAGTTGTGATTTTTGGGGGTGTTGGTGCTGGCTCAGGGAATCCACTTTTCACAACAGACACAGCTGCCGCTTTAAGAGCTTCAGAAA TGAATGCTGAGGCACTCCTCAAAGGTACCAATATCGATGGTGTCTATGATTGTCAGTCCAGAAACAACACCAGTACGGCCTTCGAGCACGTTTCTTATAGGGAGTTGGTTTCCAGAGGTGTAACGTCCATGGACATGATGGCGATAACATTCTGTGAAGAGAACGGAATTCCTG ttgtagtcttcaatctcctTGAACCTGGTAACATTTCAAAAGCATTATGTGGAGATAAAGTCGGCACACTTATCGATCAATCAGGAAGGATGAGCTGA